In a genomic window of Sulfurimonas denitrificans DSM 1251:
- a CDS encoding c-type cytochrome, translating into MIKLNNKLIILGVSVVASSALFFTGCLGSNASAGNSSAKVSSAANGMYNPTKDALDGGVTYKRENGMYAAYAVNDQATTGVNFGRTPTPNELKAWDTDIMPDGTGLPVGSGTVDDGEALYDKDCAVCHGEFGAGGKGYPTLTGGSLKSLSNQRTCPGKDAPNRTIGSYWPQASTLIWYIRDAMPYANPKSYTPDQMYAMTAYLLKENGVKIDGEDIEELNQDNFKKIVMPNRDGFYPNIDGPNGVENVKAFYKDPKNFGAVGVRCMTNCGKESVATIGNEITAVVPAYSTLRDLPPESASGPVSEAQKIYEKSCAVCHKTDTMGAPALGDKNAWATVLEQGINMVNNNAINGIGGMPPKGGAMDLSDDQVKDVVKFMVESSK; encoded by the coding sequence ATGATTAAATTAAATAATAAATTAATTATTTTAGGGGTTTCTGTGGTTGCAAGCAGTGCTCTGTTTTTCACAGGTTGTTTAGGTTCAAATGCTTCTGCTGGAAACTCATCAGCAAAAGTAAGCTCAGCAGCAAATGGTATGTATAATCCAACAAAAGACGCTCTTGATGGTGGTGTTACATACAAAAGAGAAAATGGTATGTATGCTGCGTATGCTGTTAATGACCAAGCTACAACTGGTGTAAACTTTGGTAGAACACCAACTCCAAATGAGCTAAAAGCATGGGATACAGATATTATGCCAGATGGTACGGGCTTACCAGTTGGTAGCGGTACTGTTGATGATGGTGAAGCACTTTATGATAAAGATTGTGCTGTTTGTCATGGTGAGTTTGGTGCAGGCGGTAAAGGTTACCCAACTCTAACGGGTGGTTCTTTAAAATCATTATCAAACCAAAGAACTTGCCCTGGCAAAGATGCTCCAAATAGAACAATTGGTTCATATTGGCCACAAGCTAGTACGTTGATTTGGTATATTCGTGATGCAATGCCATATGCAAACCCAAAAAGTTATACACCAGATCAGATGTATGCTATGACGGCTTACTTGCTAAAAGAAAATGGTGTTAAAATAGATGGTGAAGATATTGAAGAGTTAAATCAAGATAACTTCAAAAAGATAGTTATGCCAAATCGTGATGGATTTTATCCAAATATTGATGGACCAAATGGTGTAGAAAATGTTAAAGCATTCTACAAAGATCCTAAGAACTTTGGTGCAGTTGGAGTACGTTGTATGACTAACTGTGGAAAAGAGAGTGTAGCAACAATAGGAAACGAGATAACTGCGGTAGTACCTGCTTACTCTACTCTAAGAGATCTTCCACCAGAAAGCGCAAGTGGACCAGTGTCAGAGGCTCAAAAGATATATGAAAAATCATGTGCAGTTTGCCACAAAACTGACACTATGGGTGCACCTGCGCTTGGAGACAAGAATGCTTGGGCAACCGTATTAGAGCAAGGTATAAACATGGTAAATAACAATGCAATCAATGGTATTGGCGGTATGCCTCCAAAGGGTGGCGCTATGGATTTAAGTGACGACCAAGTCAAAGATGTTGTTAAATTTATGGTAGAATCTAGTAAGTAG
- the soxC gene encoding sulfite dehydrogenase — translation MSNISENNLETTTNIEQSGRRDFFKKTAAYSVSAIAAANILAPVKLSADDENIVHHVEWGTSLGDELNKHPYGIPSKYEHNVVRRTSSLLSSAGDMHAAVSMTPIHESEGIITPNGLHFTRTHNGVAHVDPNKFRLMIHGLVDKPIVLTLEQLKKYPAESRILFLECPANGAAEWKGPQFNSLQFVKGMMSNAEWTGVRLKTILDEIGLKPTAKWMLAEGSDGSEMSRTVPVEKVLDDAMVVWAQNGEALRPEQGYPVRLMLPGWEANLCVKWLKRLEFGAEPWYCKEETSKYTVLTASGKAIQHFYPLEVNSIITKPCPEKPWTELKKGDVVEIEGIAWSGHGTITAVDISFDGGDNYVEAKLKGLVLPKSWTRFSYMYKYEGKPLLLQSRAMDDAGYVQPSVTQEKEIIGVEGVYHRNSICTWEVRQDGSVHNVQVRTDNCPK, via the coding sequence ATGAGTAATATTTCTGAAAACAATTTAGAAACTACTACAAATATAGAGCAGTCTGGCAGAAGAGATTTCTTCAAAAAAACTGCTGCGTATTCTGTGAGTGCAATTGCCGCTGCTAATATTTTAGCACCAGTAAAATTGTCAGCAGACGATGAAAATATAGTTCATCATGTGGAGTGGGGGACATCATTAGGTGATGAGCTTAATAAGCATCCATATGGTATACCATCAAAGTATGAGCATAACGTTGTAAGAAGAACTTCAAGTCTTCTTTCTTCAGCTGGAGATATGCATGCTGCGGTGTCAATGACTCCTATTCATGAATCAGAGGGAATAATTACTCCAAATGGTTTGCACTTTACAAGAACACACAATGGTGTGGCTCATGTAGATCCAAATAAATTTAGATTAATGATTCATGGACTGGTTGATAAGCCAATCGTTTTAACTCTAGAACAGTTGAAAAAATATCCAGCTGAGAGTAGAATTCTTTTTCTAGAGTGCCCTGCCAATGGTGCTGCTGAGTGGAAAGGTCCTCAATTTAACTCTTTACAATTTGTAAAAGGTATGATGAGTAATGCTGAGTGGACGGGAGTTCGTCTTAAAACTATTCTTGATGAAATCGGTCTAAAACCTACTGCAAAGTGGATGCTAGCTGAAGGATCTGACGGTTCAGAGATGAGCAGAACAGTTCCTGTTGAAAAAGTTTTAGATGATGCAATGGTTGTTTGGGCTCAAAATGGTGAGGCACTTAGACCAGAGCAAGGTTATCCTGTTCGTCTAATGCTACCAGGTTGGGAAGCAAACTTATGTGTTAAGTGGCTAAAGCGTTTAGAATTTGGAGCAGAACCTTGGTACTGTAAAGAAGAGACTTCTAAATATACAGTACTTACTGCAAGCGGTAAAGCGATACAACATTTCTATCCGTTAGAAGTAAACTCAATTATTACAAAACCATGTCCTGAAAAACCATGGACAGAACTTAAAAAAGGTGATGTGGTAGAGATTGAAGGTATTGCGTGGAGTGGACATGGAACTATTACTGCAGTAGATATCTCTTTTGATGGCGGAGACAACTATGTTGAAGCAAAACTAAAAGGATTAGTTCTTCCAAAATCATGGACAAGATTCTCTTACATGTACAAATATGAAGGAAAACCTCTATTGCTCCAATCTCGTGCAATGGATGATGCTGGATATGTTCAGCCATCAGTAACTCAAGAGAAAGAGATTATCGGGGTAGAGGGTGTTTATCATAGAAACTCAATTTGTACTTGGGAAGTTAGACAAGATGGTTCAGTTCATAATGTTCAAGTTAGAACAGACAATTGTCCAAAGTAA
- a CDS encoding MOSC domain-containing protein, whose product MLSKKVGKVLHLFISKSGISQRFEQEKITLDKLGVNEDKFYTKNPQRSVLISSIDSYTLLKNYNIEIPFGYLGENILLDYNPYALEVGTLLKIGGSTLEITQHCTICNHLAVIDVKIPTLLKNDRGIFARVVEDGDIEMADEVYLLDV is encoded by the coding sequence ATGTTAAGCAAAAAAGTTGGGAAAGTATTACATCTTTTTATATCAAAATCGGGAATATCTCAAAGATTTGAGCAAGAGAAGATAACCTTAGATAAGCTTGGCGTAAATGAAGATAAATTTTATACCAAAAACCCTCAAAGATCAGTTTTAATCTCTTCAATAGACAGTTACACTCTTCTTAAAAACTATAATATAGAAATCCCTTTTGGCTATTTAGGCGAAAATATCTTGCTTGATTACAATCCTTATGCTCTTGAGGTAGGAACTCTGCTAAAAATCGGAGGCTCTACTTTAGAGATTACTCAGCACTGCACCATCTGTAATCATCTCGCTGTTATAGATGTAAAAATTCCTACTCTCTTAAAAAATGATAGAGGAATTTTTGCAAGAGTTGTTGAAGATGGAGATATAGAAATGGCAGATGAAGTTTATCTCTTAGATGTATAG
- a CDS encoding methyltransferase domain-containing protein produces the protein MNISSEFSKHALEYGSYNIIQNIVIEKLLLHVESKPKKILDIGCGSGALLSAIDWDYEFFCGVDFAKGMLELHPKSPKIELLYTDFNKDELFDNMLTCSFDFVFSASALQWADDLERIFSKIKGLKAPIALAIFTAGTFKSINETASISSILKSANEIKELQEKYFDANFEVQNYKLEFESTRDIFKYIKKSGVSGSRKVLNYKESKKLLRDYPLNYLEFEVAFIYTSKR, from the coding sequence ATGAATATAAGCTCCGAATTTTCCAAACATGCTCTAGAGTATGGAAGTTATAACATTATTCAAAATATAGTTATAGAGAAACTTCTCTTACATGTAGAGTCAAAACCCAAAAAGATTTTAGACATCGGATGTGGAAGCGGAGCACTTCTTAGCGCAATAGATTGGGATTATGAGTTTTTTTGTGGAGTTGATTTTGCAAAAGGGATGCTAGAGTTGCATCCAAAATCTCCAAAAATAGAGCTTCTATATACGGACTTTAACAAAGATGAACTCTTTGATAATATGCTTACATGTAGTTTTGATTTTGTTTTCTCAGCATCAGCTCTGCAGTGGGCAGATGATTTAGAGAGGATTTTTAGTAAGATAAAAGGGCTAAAGGCACCTATAGCCTTAGCTATTTTTACAGCTGGAACTTTTAAGAGCATAAATGAAACAGCCTCAATTAGCTCAATACTTAAGAGCGCTAATGAGATTAAAGAGCTTCAAGAAAAATATTTTGATGCAAATTTTGAAGTACAAAACTATAAACTAGAATTTGAATCAACAAGAGATATTTTTAAGTATATTAAAAAAAGTGGTGTAAGTGGGTCTAGAAAAGTATTAAACTATAAAGAGAGCAAAAAACTCTTAAGAGATTATCCACTAAATTATCTAGAGTTTGAAGTAGCTTTTATCTATACATCTAAGAGATAA
- a CDS encoding metal ABC transporter permease has protein sequence MFEMFEYDFMQRAFIAGIIIAILASISGTFIVLRRYSLIGETLAHSALLGVAIGLVAEYNPLWMAVLFALFSAWLIEYLRSAFSIYSDAILAILLSGSLSLAIIIVSLGGAFNNSLFSYLFGSILSVSSEDIVVISIFGAISLVTLLLFSKEFYFIAYDEEVAKTSGVKVNFLNFLLVSVVAIIIALSIRIVGSLLISALMIIPTIAALQFRVGFLKTVLLSLVIALFSVVAGMTLSFYFSLPSGATIVVCVLFIFILSLIINRK, from the coding sequence ATGTTTGAGATGTTTGAGTATGATTTTATGCAAAGAGCTTTTATAGCGGGGATTATTATTGCTATCTTAGCTTCGATTAGTGGTACTTTTATAGTGTTGAGACGCTACTCGTTAATTGGTGAAACATTAGCTCATTCAGCTCTTTTGGGAGTTGCTATTGGGCTTGTAGCGGAGTACAATCCTCTTTGGATGGCTGTGCTTTTTGCACTCTTTTCAGCTTGGCTCATTGAGTACTTAAGAAGTGCATTTTCTATTTACAGTGATGCAATTCTTGCTATTTTACTCTCTGGCTCACTCTCCCTTGCCATAATAATTGTCTCGCTTGGAGGAGCTTTTAATAACTCTCTGTTTTCATACTTATTTGGCTCGATTCTCTCGGTTAGCAGTGAAGATATAGTTGTAATATCCATCTTTGGAGCTATCTCCTTGGTCACTCTTTTGCTTTTCTCAAAAGAATTCTATTTTATCGCTTATGATGAAGAGGTTGCAAAAACAAGTGGTGTAAAAGTGAATTTTCTAAATTTTTTACTTGTTAGTGTTGTAGCAATTATTATTGCACTCTCAATTAGGATTGTTGGAAGTCTTCTTATCAGTGCGCTGATGATTATTCCGACTATCGCCGCTCTTCAATTTAGAGTAGGATTTTTAAAGACAGTTCTGCTCTCTCTTGTAATTGCTCTCTTTAGCGTAGTCGCTGGAATGACTCTGTCGTTTTATTTCTCACTTCCCTCAGGTGCAACAATAGTTGTGTGCGTGCTTTTTATATTTATACTCTCTTTAATTATAAACAGAAAATGA
- a CDS encoding metal ABC transporter ATP-binding protein — MKFSVPIFDIKNLSFVVKEQTILSNISFEIFSSEYIAIIGPNGGGKTTLIRMLLGLETPTSGEVKIYGKKLTDFKEWHKIGYVPQRASHVDSSFPASVLDIVNMGRTSQRKLFSPLSKEDKELVHDAMAKMDILDLAEKMVGTLSGGQRQRVMIARALASKPEILILDEPNTGVDVASQKRFYALLSKLNKEDGITIVFITHDIGVIADDIARLFTINQKAIICNNPKQTLSCEEMSSLYGIDAHLLHNHKHEH; from the coding sequence ATGAAATTTAGCGTTCCAATTTTTGATATAAAAAATTTGAGTTTTGTTGTAAAAGAGCAGACAATCCTATCAAATATCTCTTTTGAAATTTTCTCCTCAGAGTATATAGCCATAATTGGACCAAATGGAGGAGGCAAAACAACTCTAATAAGAATGCTCTTAGGACTTGAAACTCCTACAAGTGGCGAAGTAAAAATTTATGGGAAAAAACTAACAGACTTTAAAGAGTGGCATAAAATAGGCTATGTTCCACAACGTGCTTCACATGTAGATAGCTCTTTTCCTGCAAGTGTATTAGATATTGTAAATATGGGCAGAACTTCTCAAAGAAAACTCTTCTCACCACTTAGCAAAGAGGATAAAGAGTTAGTTCACGATGCAATGGCGAAGATGGATATTTTAGATTTGGCTGAAAAAATGGTAGGAACTCTCTCTGGTGGGCAGAGACAGCGAGTAATGATTGCACGTGCTCTTGCTTCAAAACCAGAGATATTGATTTTAGATGAGCCAAACACAGGTGTTGATGTAGCTTCACAAAAAAGATTCTATGCGCTTTTGAGTAAGTTAAACAAAGAAGATGGGATTACCATAGTTTTTATAACACATGATATAGGTGTAATAGCAGATGATATAGCAAGGCTCTTTACTATAAACCAAAAAGCTATTATCTGCAATAACCCAAAACAGACGCTTAGCTGTGAAGAGATGAGTTCTCTTTATGGAATTGATGCACATCTGCTTCATAATCATAAGCATGAGCACTAA
- a CDS encoding metal ABC transporter substrate-binding protein, whose protein sequence is MNLRETILTTLFSAVIFLMPLQADEINQKPTIAASTFSLYDIAKNIAADSAEVFMIMPFGVDAHSYEPSPKQMAKISKSALVLYSGAGLEPWIKGFEFKNRALDISNFVELRELLHDEHDKHGHNHSEHGADPHYWQDPQNMILATQQIVKELISLFPKNRDLYIKNGDTYVAMLQNLDASYRANLKECKLDTIIVNHNAFSYLANRYNFYTQALSGLSPEAEPSAKDMIKLIKFIKEHKVKVIFFEKFASQKAIKAIAKEANVNADVLQPLGNITADEAKQNLGYEDIMRINLEKISTALECK, encoded by the coding sequence ATGAATTTAAGAGAGACAATTTTAACAACACTATTCTCAGCAGTAATCTTCTTAATGCCACTTCAAGCAGATGAAATAAATCAAAAGCCAACTATTGCAGCTAGTACATTTTCGCTCTATGATATAGCAAAAAATATTGCAGCAGATAGTGCCGAAGTCTTTATGATTATGCCTTTTGGAGTAGATGCACATAGTTATGAGCCATCTCCAAAACAGATGGCAAAAATATCAAAAAGTGCTCTTGTTTTATATAGTGGTGCTGGGTTGGAACCGTGGATAAAAGGTTTTGAGTTTAAAAACAGAGCGCTTGACATCAGCAATTTTGTAGAGCTAAGAGAGCTTTTGCATGATGAGCATGATAAACATGGACATAACCACTCAGAACATGGAGCTGATCCGCACTACTGGCAAGACCCACAAAATATGATATTAGCAACACAGCAGATAGTAAAAGAGCTAATTTCTCTTTTCCCAAAAAACAGAGATTTATATATAAAAAATGGAGACACTTATGTAGCAATGCTTCAAAACTTAGATGCTTCATATAGAGCTAATTTAAAAGAGTGTAAACTAGATACTATTATTGTAAATCATAACGCTTTTTCATACCTTGCAAATAGATATAATTTTTACACGCAAGCCCTAAGCGGGCTCTCACCAGAAGCAGAACCGAGCGCAAAAGATATGATAAAGCTGATAAAATTTATAAAAGAGCATAAAGTAAAAGTTATCTTTTTTGAGAAATTTGCAAGCCAAAAAGCTATAAAAGCTATTGCAAAAGAGGCAAATGTAAATGCAGATGTTCTTCAACCTCTTGGCAATATAACAGCTGATGAAGCGAAACAAAATCTTGGATATGAAGATATTATGAGAATAAACTTAGAGAAGATATCTACCGCTCTTGAGTGCAAATGA
- the secG gene encoding preprotein translocase subunit SecG, with amino-acid sequence MTTSFLLIVQIVLVVMLVIAVLLQKSSSIGLGAYSGSNESVFGAKGPASFLAKTTFAIGFLFVINTIALGYMYSSAATDSIVDNITPSTDIAAPSATVSVVPAVETKVVAPTQEAAPVQQSTQEQNNTSSTKQ; translated from the coding sequence ATGACAACTAGTTTTTTACTTATTGTTCAAATAGTTTTAGTTGTAATGCTAGTTATTGCGGTACTTTTACAAAAAAGCTCAAGCATCGGTCTTGGCGCATACAGCGGTTCAAATGAGTCCGTTTTCGGAGCAAAAGGACCTGCTAGTTTTTTAGCAAAAACAACTTTTGCGATAGGCTTTTTATTTGTGATAAATACAATAGCTTTAGGCTACATGTACTCATCGGCTGCTACGGATTCTATTGTTGATAATATTACTCCAAGTACAGACATAGCAGCTCCTTCAGCTACTGTTTCTGTTGTTCCTGCCGTAGAGACTAAGGTTGTAGCTCCAACTCAAGAAGCTGCTCCTGTACAACAGAGCACTCAAGAACAAAACAATACATCTTCTACAAAACAGTAG
- the frr gene encoding ribosome recycling factor, translating into MLNELFNECETKMKSSVNHMLRDFKTLRTGKVTTSVLDNVKIDYYGTLTALDQVGSILVADATTIIINPWEKNLLNIIDSAISKANIGATPNNDGSQIKLFFPAMTVEQRQESVKQMKGMGEHAKVAVRNDRKNANDKIKKSEKDKEITADESKSAQDNIQKITDKYISEIDSILKTKEAEILKV; encoded by the coding sequence ATGCTAAACGAATTATTCAACGAGTGTGAGACAAAAATGAAATCAAGCGTAAATCATATGCTTAGAGACTTCAAAACACTTAGAACAGGAAAGGTTACAACATCTGTTTTGGATAATGTTAAAATTGACTATTATGGAACTTTGACTGCTCTTGATCAAGTTGGCTCTATTTTAGTAGCAGATGCAACTACAATTATTATAAATCCTTGGGAGAAAAATCTTCTAAACATTATTGATAGTGCTATCTCAAAAGCGAATATTGGAGCTACTCCAAACAATGACGGAAGCCAAATCAAACTTTTCTTTCCAGCTATGACAGTTGAGCAGAGACAAGAGTCTGTTAAGCAGATGAAAGGCATGGGAGAACATGCAAAAGTTGCTGTTAGGAATGATAGAAAAAATGCCAACGACAAAATAAAAAAATCTGAAAAAGATAAAGAGATAACAGCGGATGAGTCAAAATCTGCACAAGATAATATACAAAAAATAACTGATAAATATATCTCCGAAATAGACTCTATTTTAAAAACAAAAGAAGCAGAAATACTAAAGGTATAA